The following proteins come from a genomic window of Campylobacter concisus:
- a CDS encoding 2-oxoglutarate synthase subunit alpha: MRELVSTGNALVARAAVECGCNFFGGYPITPSSEIAHELSVLLPKHGGTFIQMEDEIAGISVALGASASGAKAMTASSGPGISLKAEQIGLGFIAEIPLVIVNVMRGGPSTGLPTRVAQGDILQAKNPTHGDVNMIVLAPSSLEECYTQTVRAFNLAARFMTPVMLLLDETIGHMQAMVRLPEISELEIYKRKEFNGEPKEYKPYEAAHDEPATLNPFFKGYHYHITGLHHGATGFPTEDGKIVEYSMNRLFNKINLHTDECEKFEEFMLDGAEICIIAFGSVALSAKQAILNLREKGLKVGLFKPLTLFPAPAKKLKEISNKFSKILVCELNLGQYSGEISKIILRDDFAKLLKANGRPISPSEIEAKIGEIYGF, from the coding sequence ATGAGAGAGCTAGTATCAACTGGAAATGCCCTAGTAGCAAGGGCTGCTGTCGAGTGCGGCTGTAACTTCTTTGGCGGATATCCTATCACTCCAAGCAGTGAGATCGCCCACGAGCTAAGCGTGCTTTTGCCAAAACATGGCGGTACATTTATACAAATGGAAGATGAGATAGCTGGAATTTCAGTAGCACTTGGCGCAAGTGCAAGCGGCGCTAAAGCGATGACAGCAAGCTCCGGACCTGGAATTTCACTAAAGGCTGAGCAAATAGGCCTTGGCTTTATCGCTGAGATACCGCTCGTCATCGTTAACGTCATGCGTGGTGGCCCTTCAACTGGCTTGCCAACCCGTGTCGCACAAGGCGATATCTTGCAGGCTAAAAACCCAACTCACGGCGATGTAAATATGATCGTCCTTGCCCCAAGTAGCCTAGAAGAGTGCTACACGCAGACCGTGCGTGCCTTTAATCTCGCAGCTAGGTTTATGACGCCAGTCATGCTGCTACTTGATGAGACGATAGGGCACATGCAAGCAATGGTGCGTTTACCTGAGATTAGCGAGCTAGAAATTTATAAAAGAAAAGAATTTAACGGCGAGCCAAAAGAGTATAAACCTTACGAGGCCGCGCACGACGAGCCAGCCACGCTAAATCCTTTTTTTAAAGGCTATCACTACCATATAACTGGGCTTCATCACGGCGCTACTGGCTTTCCAACAGAAGATGGCAAGATCGTTGAATACTCGATGAATAGGCTGTTTAACAAGATAAATTTACACACTGATGAGTGCGAGAAATTTGAAGAGTTTATGCTTGATGGCGCTGAAATTTGCATCATTGCTTTTGGTAGCGTGGCGCTTTCAGCCAAGCAAGCGATCTTAAATTTACGTGAAAAAGGGCTAAAAGTTGGGCTATTTAAGCCACTCACGCTTTTCCCAGCTCCAGCTAAAAAGCTAAAAGAGATCTCGAACAAATTTAGCAAAATTTTAGTCTGCGAGCTAAATTTAGGCCAGTATAGCGGCGAAATTTCAAAGATCATCTTAAGAGATGACTTTGCAAAACTGCTAAAAGCAAACGGCAGACCGATAAGCCCAAGCGAGATCGAGGCAAAGATAGGAGAAATTTATGGCTTTTAA
- a CDS encoding 4Fe-4S dicluster domain-containing protein gives MIIKENVPVWVDESRCKACDVCVSYCPAGVLAMRLEPKAVLGKMIEVVYADSCIGCRDCELHCPDFAIYVAEKGFKFAKLTPESKERAAAVKANKFAKLGESA, from the coding sequence ATGATAATAAAAGAAAATGTACCTGTTTGGGTCGATGAGAGCAGGTGTAAAGCCTGTGATGTCTGTGTGAGCTACTGCCCAGCAGGCGTGCTAGCGATGAGGCTTGAGCCAAAAGCGGTGCTTGGTAAGATGATAGAGGTCGTCTATGCTGACTCATGCATAGGCTGTCGCGACTGCGAGCTTCATTGTCCTGATTTTGCCATTTATGTGGCTGAAAAAGGCTTTAAATTTGCAAAACTAACGCCTGAGAGCAAAGAGCGAGCTGCTGCCGTAAAGGCAAATAAATTTGCAAAGCTTGGAGAGAGCGCATGA
- a CDS encoding lactate/malate family dehydrogenase, whose product MKISIVGAGNVGASIAYALCMREVCDEIALVDIFGDVARAKAIDLAQSSCVFNAKTTVCGGDDFMLIEGSDIVAVTAGSPRKEGQTREDLLLKNAVVVKQTAQNIAKFAPNAVIIVVTNPLDVMVWTAHKFSGFSKNKVIGMAGELDGARCRYELAILKDKDAKELKTKIIGAHNDEMIVSASNISENLNENELATLKKETSTGGAKIVKLLGTSAYYAPAAAVVKMCEAIMGKSDEILSASVLLDDELSCGRLVRLGREGLKEILELNINESEQEQLSKSEADIRKNIKFLKENLD is encoded by the coding sequence ATGAAAATAAGTATAGTTGGAGCTGGAAACGTCGGTGCAAGCATAGCTTATGCGCTTTGTATGAGGGAAGTTTGCGATGAGATCGCGCTTGTGGATATATTTGGTGACGTGGCACGTGCAAAGGCTATCGATCTAGCGCAGTCAAGCTGCGTTTTTAATGCTAAAACTACCGTTTGCGGTGGCGATGACTTTATGCTAATAGAGGGCAGTGATATAGTAGCGGTAACTGCTGGAAGCCCAAGAAAAGAGGGTCAAACAAGAGAGGACTTGCTCCTTAAAAATGCCGTTGTTGTAAAACAAACGGCTCAAAATATCGCAAAATTTGCACCAAATGCGGTGATAATCGTCGTGACAAATCCGCTTGATGTGATGGTCTGGACGGCTCATAAATTTAGTGGTTTTAGTAAAAATAAAGTGATCGGCATGGCTGGTGAACTAGATGGGGCAAGATGCAGATATGAGCTAGCAATTCTAAAAGATAAAGATGCAAAAGAGCTAAAGACAAAGATAATTGGAGCTCACAACGACGAGATGATCGTATCTGCTAGCAACATTAGCGAAAATTTAAACGAAAATGAGCTAGCAACTCTTAAAAAAGAGACAAGCACAGGTGGCGCAAAGATCGTTAAGCTTCTTGGCACTTCAGCTTACTACGCACCAGCGGCTGCTGTTGTGAAAATGTGTGAAGCGATCATGGGCAAGAGTGATGAAATTTTAAGTGCTAGCGTGCTTCTTGATGATGAGCTAAGTTGCGGCAGGCTAGTAAGGCTTGGACGTGAGGGCTTAAAAGAAATTTTAGAGCTAAATATAAATGAAAGTGAGCAAGAGCAGCTAAGTAAAAGCGAAGCTGATATTAGAAAAAACATTAAATTTTTAAAAGAAAATTTGGATTAG
- a CDS encoding NADP-dependent isocitrate dehydrogenase: MSDIIWTKTDEAPLFASYSLFPIVKSFLSRAGISITRADISLAGRILSLFSKELGLNKADELELLGELTAHKEANIIKLPNISATLVQLKAAIEELRSKGINVPFYPDEIITDYDEGVAKKYQKVLGSAVNPVLRQGNSDRRVLPPVKEFAKKHPHSNGDWDKANKTKICYMQKGDFYENERSIVASKDEKFYINFISKDGKKELLKELAIQSGEIVDATFLSVEELDKFYESCFETALKENLTLGLHLKCTMMKVSDPVIFAHAIKSYFKDVFEKFGDEFKAHGVEAKNGLKDMFSKISTLKNKDKILAKFDEILSKKAKIWALNENASNFDVPNDVIIDASVPALIRNSGKVKDRSGELNFSLCMIPDRTYARVYEACVMDFKEHGALDVSKIGSVANVGLMAKKAEEYGSHDKTFIAKEDGEFVVFDEAGESVFKFSVKKGDIFRMTQAKDDAINAWFELALKRGEISKDELIFWLDSSRAHDRNLIAKFEKFRDKFAMAGVKSKILNYEQATLKSLEMIRAGKNVISVTGNVLRDYLTDLFPIFELGGSSKMLSVVPLLAGGAMFETGAGGTAPTLIKELKEKNHLLWDSLGEFLALSASLEHLAFAKQKKEAKELSDALNRAVASYLDENKMPNATLDTRESHFYLALFWAREMAKDGGILSKIFENLADELEKNESEILKEIRQNDGASVEFGGYYLPDEVRASEVMRPSKILNQIIG, translated from the coding sequence ATGAGTGACATTATCTGGACTAAAACTGACGAAGCACCACTATTTGCAAGCTACTCTCTCTTTCCTATCGTAAAGAGCTTTTTATCACGCGCTGGCATTAGTATAACTAGGGCCGATATTAGCCTAGCTGGGAGAATTTTATCTCTTTTTAGCAAAGAGCTTGGACTAAATAAGGCCGATGAGCTGGAGCTTTTAGGCGAGCTGACCGCTCACAAAGAGGCAAATATCATTAAGCTGCCAAACATCTCAGCCACGCTTGTTCAGCTAAAAGCAGCGATAGAGGAGCTTAGAAGCAAAGGCATAAACGTGCCATTTTATCCAGATGAGATCATCACGGATTACGACGAAGGGGTTGCTAAAAAATACCAAAAAGTGCTAGGAAGCGCGGTTAATCCAGTGCTAAGACAAGGAAACTCAGATAGAAGAGTCTTGCCACCAGTTAAAGAATTTGCCAAAAAGCATCCTCACAGTAACGGCGACTGGGACAAGGCAAATAAAACTAAAATTTGCTACATGCAAAAGGGTGATTTTTATGAGAATGAGCGCTCAATAGTCGCTAGTAAAGATGAGAAATTTTATATAAATTTCATAAGTAAAGATGGCAAAAAAGAGCTTTTAAAAGAGCTTGCCATTCAAAGTGGCGAGATCGTAGATGCCACATTTTTAAGCGTTGAAGAGCTTGATAAATTTTATGAAAGTTGCTTCGAGACGGCTTTAAAAGAGAATTTAACCCTTGGCCTTCATCTAAAATGCACGATGATGAAGGTTAGTGACCCAGTCATCTTTGCTCACGCGATAAAGAGCTACTTTAAAGATGTTTTTGAAAAATTTGGCGATGAATTTAAGGCTCACGGTGTTGAGGCAAAAAACGGCTTAAAAGATATGTTTTCTAAAATTTCAACTCTTAAAAATAAAGATAAAATTTTGGCTAAATTTGATGAAATTTTGAGCAAAAAGGCAAAAATTTGGGCACTAAATGAAAATGCCAGCAACTTTGACGTGCCAAATGATGTCATCATCGATGCTTCTGTGCCAGCGCTTATTAGAAACTCAGGGAAAGTAAAAGATAGAAGCGGCGAGCTAAATTTCTCGCTTTGCATGATCCCAGATAGGACCTACGCTAGAGTTTATGAGGCTTGCGTGATGGACTTTAAGGAGCATGGCGCGCTTGATGTGAGCAAGATCGGCAGCGTAGCAAACGTGGGACTAATGGCTAAAAAGGCCGAGGAGTACGGCAGTCACGACAAGACTTTTATAGCAAAAGAGGACGGAGAATTTGTTGTTTTTGATGAGGCTGGTGAGAGTGTCTTTAAATTTAGCGTCAAAAAGGGCGACATTTTTAGGATGACGCAGGCAAAAGATGATGCGATAAATGCGTGGTTTGAGCTTGCTTTAAAAAGAGGCGAGATATCAAAAGATGAGCTCATATTTTGGCTAGATAGTAGCCGTGCTCACGATAGAAATTTGATAGCTAAATTTGAAAAATTTAGAGATAAATTCGCTATGGCTGGTGTAAAATCTAAAATTTTAAACTACGAGCAAGCGACGCTAAAATCACTTGAGATGATAAGAGCTGGCAAAAACGTAATAAGCGTTACTGGTAACGTTTTAAGAGACTATTTAACCGATCTTTTCCCGATCTTTGAGCTAGGCGGTAGCTCTAAAATGCTCTCAGTTGTGCCACTGCTTGCTGGTGGGGCAATGTTTGAAACAGGTGCTGGCGGAACAGCTCCAACGCTCATTAAAGAGCTAAAAGAGAAAAATCACCTGCTTTGGGATAGTCTCGGTGAGTTTTTAGCGCTTAGTGCTTCGCTTGAACATCTAGCATTTGCTAAGCAAAAAAAAGAGGCAAAAGAGCTAAGTGACGCGCTAAATAGAGCGGTTGCTAGCTATCTAGATGAAAACAAAATGCCAAACGCCACTCTTGATACCAGAGAATCGCACTTTTATTTGGCACTTTTTTGGGCAAGAGAAATGGCAAAAGATGGCGGGATTTTAAGTAAAATTTTTGAAAATTTAGCGGACGAGCTAGAGAAAAATGAGAGCGAAATTTTAAAAGAGATAAGACAAAATGATGGTGCAAGCGTGGAATTTGGCGGATATTATTTACCAGATGAAGTGAGGGCAAGTGAGGTCATGAGACCAAGCAAAATTTTAAATCAAATAATAGGATGA
- the mltG gene encoding endolytic transglycosylase MltG, with the protein MIKNFMKKPYLDIFFDIVAIIFLSIFVYLARPINTSKVVFIPKGSVGEIISYLANRNFNLSVIDKYAILFIGSPQSGWIEIGQDKISRVDFLKKLAKSKAALTEITLIPGETTIVFLNQIAAQLGLDPVKLNSEYNALAPVGDGFLMPNTYKIPVGISERHLAFYLVNSSRKAQSEISNKIFGEYNEKKWFKILTIASIIQKEAANDAEMPLVASVIYNRLNKGMRLQMDGTLNYGIYSHDVITAERIRSDMSEFNTYLNDGIPPSPVCSVSISAIKAAINPAKSDYLYFVLDKKAKKHIFSKTLSEHNQNIGK; encoded by the coding sequence ATGATAAAAAATTTTATGAAAAAGCCATATTTAGACATTTTTTTTGATATCGTAGCCATCATTTTCCTAAGTATTTTTGTCTATTTGGCACGCCCTATAAACACAAGCAAGGTCGTTTTTATACCAAAGGGAAGTGTGGGCGAGATTATATCTTATTTAGCTAATCGCAACTTTAACTTAAGCGTGATAGACAAATACGCCATACTTTTTATCGGCTCTCCACAATCTGGCTGGATAGAGATCGGCCAAGACAAAATTTCAAGGGTTGATTTTTTAAAAAAACTTGCAAAATCAAAAGCAGCTTTAACCGAGATAACGCTAATACCAGGCGAAACGACTATCGTTTTTTTAAACCAGATCGCCGCCCAGCTAGGACTTGATCCAGTTAAGCTAAATAGCGAATATAACGCCCTTGCTCCAGTTGGTGATGGTTTTTTGATGCCAAATACATATAAAATTCCAGTTGGCATCAGCGAAAGACACCTTGCTTTTTATCTTGTAAATTCATCAAGAAAGGCTCAAAGCGAGATCAGCAATAAAATTTTTGGCGAATACAATGAGAAAAAATGGTTTAAAATTTTAACGATCGCTTCGATCATCCAAAAAGAAGCGGCAAATGACGCTGAGATGCCACTTGTCGCCTCAGTCATTTATAACCGCCTAAATAAGGGCATGAGGCTGCAGATGGACGGCACACTAAACTATGGAATTTATTCGCACGATGTGATCACGGCTGAGCGCATAAGAAGCGATATGAGCGAGTTTAATACCTATCTAAATGACGGCATTCCGCCAAGTCCAGTCTGCTCGGTCTCGATAAGTGCGATCAAAGCGGCGATAAATCCTGCAAAGAGCGATTATTTATACTTTGTGCTTGATAAAAAGGCTAAAAAACACATTTTTTCAAAAACCTTAAGCGAGCACAACCAAAATATAGGAAAATAG
- a CDS encoding AsmA-like C-terminal domain-containing protein, protein MEQLYIKLDKKIIARAKQIKLPNFKKESKQKSSDERLLNLSKSVDFIDTIFQEISLENVQIGDDFKLKILFLDDIFFVDSPYLNVDIKFQNEQQDGIDLFSVRNLSFKDFNVSISGEGSADFDKNDYKFEGNFTSHELHGKLNFALKDTFLTYKAYDVEAGSIKNFIDELDRRIELNSEVKSWIYGYIVADDYELKEINGKADLAKNNFYLNNLNATANTKNLLVKFEKGLPAVNVGEANITLKNSKLKFDLISPIYKGKKLDGSSVVINNIFDEKSANLELLIKTKSIYDEAINEILKAYKIIVPVRQLSGKMDASLKILIKLDEKSLENFDEKSVIANGEFKLSDAVLEIAGSKFNTKNALVKLINTTNLNIDATGFGLEFFKANAKADINLQKSTGEIKGVIESFDLKEKNDEILVFKNEPFSAFLDFSKAGETLLKIEPFELDMSFGSESKISTKNSKFFIESSPVLKQNGVHGFDELSIKSKDFTDLEIFAKEANFDLPFLDKNGSKYENDDLKILVSKAGVKVDSASKKLSLDIKEKAISVKTKDLNLLVLDDNKTSEQSTPLELLAKNGDIILRDLNKTLPFTSFSAEKKGKSTSLNGLAQQGRVGYFNDEKSINLDATDISGEFINDLFGIKSFEGGKFRLKMLGENSKNFKAEVRFFDTFLKDYIFYQRLLSFLNSVPSLLSFKTPDFNDKGFTVKNGKILLTRNGDMIEFLAIEMIGTSADIGGRGTIDLKSKKINIDLELKLLKDASSIIDKIPLVNQIILGKDRSLSTVIAIRGTTDKPEYSTQILQDALLSPLKIIRNVIQAPFLIFE, encoded by the coding sequence TTGGAGCAATTATATATAAAATTAGATAAAAAAATAATTGCAAGAGCAAAGCAGATAAAGCTCCCAAATTTTAAGAAAGAGAGCAAGCAAAAAAGCAGCGATGAGCGCCTTTTAAATCTTAGTAAAAGCGTAGATTTTATAGATACGATTTTTCAAGAAATTTCACTTGAAAATGTGCAAATAGGCGATGATTTTAAACTAAAAATTCTATTTTTAGATGATATATTTTTTGTTGATAGCCCTTATTTAAATGTGGATATTAAATTCCAAAACGAACAGCAAGACGGAATAGATCTTTTTAGCGTTAGAAATTTAAGCTTTAAGGATTTTAACGTCAGCATTAGCGGCGAAGGAAGTGCAGATTTTGATAAAAATGACTATAAATTTGAAGGAAATTTCACCTCTCATGAGCTGCACGGTAAGCTAAATTTTGCCCTAAAAGATACATTTTTAACTTACAAAGCTTACGATGTCGAGGCTGGAAGCATTAAAAACTTCATTGATGAGCTTGACAGACGCATAGAGCTAAATAGTGAAGTTAAAAGCTGGATATATGGATACATCGTTGCTGATGATTACGAGCTTAAAGAGATAAATGGCAAGGCTGATCTAGCTAAAAATAACTTTTATCTAAATAATCTAAATGCCACCGCAAATACTAAAAATTTGCTCGTTAAATTTGAAAAAGGCTTGCCAGCCGTAAATGTAGGCGAAGCAAATATCACGCTTAAAAACTCAAAGCTTAAATTTGATCTTATTTCGCCTATTTACAAGGGCAAAAAGCTTGATGGCTCAAGCGTTGTGATAAATAATATCTTTGATGAAAAAAGCGCAAATTTAGAGCTACTTATAAAGACAAAATCGATCTATGATGAAGCTATAAATGAGATATTAAAAGCCTATAAGATCATCGTGCCAGTAAGGCAGCTAAGCGGAAAAATGGACGCTAGCTTAAAAATTTTAATAAAGCTTGATGAGAAAAGCTTAGAAAATTTTGATGAAAAAAGCGTCATTGCAAATGGAGAATTTAAGCTAAGTGACGCGGTTTTAGAGATTGCTGGAAGTAAATTTAATACCAAAAATGCTCTCGTAAAGCTTATAAATACGACGAATTTAAACATCGATGCTACTGGCTTTGGACTTGAGTTTTTTAAAGCAAATGCCAAGGCTGATATAAATTTACAAAAAAGTACTGGCGAGATAAAAGGCGTGATAGAAAGCTTTGATCTAAAAGAGAAAAATGATGAAATTTTAGTCTTTAAAAATGAGCCATTTAGCGCATTTTTAGACTTTAGTAAAGCTGGTGAAACTTTACTTAAGATAGAGCCATTTGAGCTTGATATGAGCTTTGGCAGTGAAAGTAAAATATCAACAAAAAATAGTAAATTTTTCATAGAGAGCTCGCCTGTTTTAAAGCAAAACGGCGTGCATGGTTTTGATGAACTTAGTATAAAAAGTAAGGATTTTACTGATCTTGAAATTTTTGCCAAAGAGGCAAACTTTGATTTGCCGTTTTTAGATAAAAATGGTTCAAAGTATGAAAACGATGATCTTAAAATTTTAGTCTCAAAAGCTGGTGTGAAGGTAGATAGCGCAAGTAAAAAGCTAAGCCTAGACATAAAAGAAAAAGCCATAAGCGTAAAAACTAAAGATCTAAATTTGCTAGTGCTTGACGATAACAAAACCAGCGAGCAAAGCACGCCGCTTGAGCTTTTAGCAAAAAATGGCGATATCATTTTAAGGGATCTAAACAAGACCTTGCCATTTACCAGCTTTAGCGCCGAGAAAAAGGGCAAAAGCACCTCGCTAAATGGGCTGGCGCAGCAAGGAAGAGTTGGCTATTTTAACGATGAAAAAAGTATAAATTTAGACGCAACCGACATAAGCGGAGAATTTATCAACGACCTTTTTGGCATCAAGAGCTTTGAAGGCGGTAAATTTCGCCTAAAAATGCTTGGAGAAAACTCTAAGAATTTCAAGGCAGAGGTGAGATTTTTTGATACTTTTTTAAAGGATTATATCTTTTATCAAAGGCTACTTAGCTTTTTAAACTCGGTTCCATCGCTTCTTAGCTTTAAAACACCTGATTTTAACGACAAGGGCTTTACTGTTAAAAATGGTAAAATTTTACTCACTAGAAATGGCGATATGATCGAATTTTTAGCGATTGAAATGATAGGCACAAGTGCTGATATCGGCGGACGTGGCACGATCGATCTAAAGAGTAAAAAGATAAACATCGACCTTGAGCTAAAGCTACTAAAAGATGCTAGCAGTATCATTGATAAAATTCCACTGGTAAATCAAATAATCCTTGGCAAGGACCGCTCGCTCTCAACCGTCATCGCCATACGTGGCACTACCGATAAGCCAGAGTACTCAACGCAGATCTTGCAAGACGCCCTGCTCTCGCCACTAAAGATAATAAGAAACGTGATTCAGGCTCCGTTTTTGATATTTGAGTAG
- the hypA gene encoding hydrogenase maturation nickel metallochaperone HypA: MHELSIVQNLVSLCEKNAAKENAKEISKIEIKVGRLSGVEPHYLQSAFDVYKAGTICENAELVINLQGIVIECLECGFGGELNENDFTCPKCKSQNLKVTDGEDMYLMRLEMK; the protein is encoded by the coding sequence ATGCACGAGCTTAGTATCGTTCAAAATTTAGTTAGCCTTTGCGAGAAAAATGCCGCCAAAGAAAATGCCAAAGAGATAAGCAAGATCGAGATAAAGGTTGGCCGTTTAAGCGGAGTGGAGCCTCATTATTTGCAGAGTGCATTTGATGTTTATAAGGCTGGCACGATCTGCGAAAACGCTGAGCTTGTCATAAATTTACAAGGCATTGTGATCGAGTGTTTGGAGTGTGGATTTGGCGGAGAGCTTAATGAAAATGACTTCACCTGTCCAAAGTGTAAAAGCCAAAATTTAAAGGTAACTGACGGCGAGGATATGTATCTTATGCGCCTTGAGATGAAGTAA
- the hypE gene encoding hydrogenase expression/formation protein HypE, translating to MKKIMLSHGGGGEEMNSLINETIFKIFDNEILRQSNDSAILNLNGKIAFSSDSFVVTPIFFNGGDIGKIAACGTINDLAMVGASAKYLSCSLIIEEGLSVEELEKVLGSLAKTCKDSGVSVVCGDTKVVPKGKCDKIFINTAGIGEIVCEGVELKNLKAGAKILISGDVGRHGGVVLAAREEFELGLDLKSDCKSLKEVALRLFEAGIKPQCMRDATRGGLSAVLNEWAKFSKFDILVFEENIKVADEVMGVCELFGFEPYELANEGTFVMAIDESQAEDALGILREFDKNAMIIGEVMEAKNERVIIENAYKSRRFLEPPKGELLPRIC from the coding sequence ATGAAAAAGATAATGCTAAGCCACGGCGGCGGCGGCGAGGAGATGAACTCGCTTATAAACGAGACGATATTTAAAATTTTTGATAACGAAATTTTAAGGCAAAGCAACGACTCGGCGATATTAAATTTAAACGGCAAGATCGCTTTTAGCTCCGATAGCTTTGTGGTAACTCCCATTTTTTTTAATGGTGGCGATATCGGCAAGATCGCGGCTTGCGGCACGATAAACGACCTAGCGATGGTTGGAGCAAGCGCAAAATACCTAAGCTGCTCGCTCATCATCGAAGAGGGGCTAAGTGTAGAGGAGCTTGAAAAGGTGCTTGGCTCGCTTGCAAAAACTTGTAAAGATAGCGGTGTGAGCGTAGTTTGTGGCGATACAAAGGTCGTACCAAAGGGCAAATGCGATAAAATCTTTATAAATACAGCAGGCATAGGCGAGATAGTTTGCGAAGGCGTGGAGCTTAAAAATTTAAAGGCAGGGGCTAAAATTTTAATCTCTGGAGATGTTGGTAGACACGGCGGCGTGGTGCTAGCAGCAAGAGAAGAATTTGAGCTTGGACTTGATCTAAAAAGTGACTGCAAGAGCCTAAAAGAGGTTGCTTTGAGGCTATTTGAGGCTGGTATAAAACCGCAGTGCATGCGTGATGCGACTAGAGGCGGACTAAGTGCAGTGCTAAATGAGTGGGCTAAATTTAGTAAATTTGACATCTTGGTTTTTGAAGAAAATATCAAGGTCGCAGACGAAGTGATGGGTGTTTGTGAGCTATTTGGATTTGAGCCTTATGAGCTCGCAAATGAAGGCACTTTTGTGATGGCTATCGATGAGAGTCAGGCTGAGGACGCGCTTGGGATTTTGCGAGAATTTGACAAAAACGCGATGATAATAGGCGAGGTAATGGAAGCTAAAAACGAGCGTGTCATCATCGAAAACGCCTATAAATCAAGAAGATTTCTCGAGCCGCCAAAGGGCGAGCTACTGCCAAGGATCTGCTAA
- the hypD gene encoding hydrogenase formation protein HypD, whose protein sequence is MDLINDFRDKNLILALSKLIQKESVKPLNIMEICGGHTHSIMKFALPSLVGEHINFVHGPGCPVCVMPKSRIDEACKLASMDNVIFCTLADMLRVPGSKTSLQKLRGEGHDIRALYTPLDALNIAKQNPDKKVIFFAIGFETTIPMSANLVEKVVQEGIKNLYFHINHVTVPAPVRAIMSDENVRIDAFLGPSHVSVITGSKIYKELASEFKRPIAISGFEPLDIMASVLNLVRQQNAGTYEVYNEYARAVKEEGNVKAKELIAKYFEPCDFVWRGLGEIAQSGMKLRDEFAYLDARVQFDCSVESAGESKACICGQILRGLAKPTECKVFGKVCNPQNPIGSCMVSSEGACAAYFKYARVG, encoded by the coding sequence ATGGATCTTATCAATGACTTTCGCGATAAAAATTTAATCCTAGCCCTTTCAAAACTGATACAAAAAGAGAGTGTAAAACCGCTAAATATCATGGAAATTTGCGGTGGCCACACGCATAGCATTATGAAATTTGCACTGCCAAGCTTAGTTGGAGAACATATAAATTTCGTCCACGGCCCAGGCTGTCCGGTCTGCGTCATGCCAAAGAGCCGCATAGATGAGGCCTGTAAGCTAGCTAGCATGGATAATGTGATCTTTTGCACGCTAGCTGATATGCTAAGAGTGCCTGGCTCAAAGACAAGCTTGCAAAAGCTTCGTGGCGAGGGGCACGATATAAGGGCACTTTACACGCCACTTGATGCGCTAAATATCGCTAAGCAAAACCCAGACAAAAAGGTCATATTTTTTGCGATCGGTTTTGAGACGACGATTCCGATGAGTGCAAATTTAGTTGAAAAAGTGGTGCAAGAGGGCATTAAAAATTTATACTTTCATATAAATCACGTAACCGTCCCAGCACCAGTTAGAGCCATAATGAGCGATGAAAATGTGAGGATAGACGCATTTTTAGGACCAAGTCACGTAAGCGTCATAACTGGAAGTAAAATTTACAAAGAGCTAGCGAGCGAGTTTAAAAGACCCATAGCCATTAGCGGTTTTGAGCCGCTTGACATCATGGCGAGTGTGCTAAATTTAGTCCGTCAGCAAAATGCAGGCACTTATGAAGTCTATAACGAGTACGCAAGGGCTGTCAAAGAAGAGGGCAACGTCAAGGCAAAAGAGCTCATAGCTAAGTACTTTGAGCCGTGCGACTTTGTTTGGAGAGGCCTTGGCGAGATAGCGCAAAGCGGCATGAAGCTAAGAGATGAGTTTGCCTATCTTGACGCCAGAGTGCAGTTTGACTGCAGTGTAGAGAGCGCTGGTGAGAGCAAGGCTTGCATTTGTGGGCAAATTTTAAGAGGGCTAGCAAAGCCGACAGAGTGCAAAGTCTTTGGCAAGGTTTGTAATCCACAAAATCCGATAGGATCGTGCATGGTCTCAAGCGAGGGCGCTTGTGCGGCATATTTTAAATACGCAAGAGTTGGTTAA
- a CDS encoding HypC/HybG/HupF family hydrogenase formation chaperone produces MCLSIPSKVIEIDENNVATVETLGVTRKVSLDLISEEVKVGEYVLIHVGYAMQKIDTQFALESLEVYQKIADDMNAGKI; encoded by the coding sequence ATGTGCCTCTCGATCCCTTCAAAAGTAATAGAAATAGATGAAAATAACGTCGCCACAGTTGAAACTTTGGGCGTTACTAGAAAGGTAAGCCTAGATCTCATCTCTGAAGAGGTGAAAGTTGGCGAATACGTGCTAATCCACGTAGGATACGCTATGCAAAAGATCGATACGCAGTTTGCGCTTGAGAGTTTAGAGGTCTATCAAAAGATCGCTGATGATATGAACGCGGGGAAAATTTGA